The Candidatus Methylomirabilis sp. DNA window AGATCAGGCCGATCATGATGGCCACGTCGTTGTAGAGCATCTCGATCGGTCTGGCGAGCAGCCCGGTCCAGACCAGAACGCCGCTCACGATCCCGCTCTCGCGGAGCAGGATCATCCAGCCATAGGTGCGGACCAGCTCGCTCACCCAGAAGGGCAGGAGGCAGAGCAGGAACAGGATCCCCTTGGCTCGGCCCCGCGCCATCTTGGCGATGAAGTAGGCCACCGGGAAGGCGAGGAGGAGGGTCAGCAGGGTGGCTAGGATGGAGTACGTGGCGGTCCTGGCGAAGGTGTTCCAGTAGATCGGCTCCGCGAAGAACCGGGTATAGTTGGCCAGGCTGAAAGCGCCGCCGCCCCCCTTGGGCCGGACGGAGAGGAGGAACATGTCCACGTGGGGCAGCACGATGAGCAGGAGCAGCCACAGGGCGGCCGGGGTCAGGAAGACCGCCAACCCGATCCGGCCGCCCGTCCGCCGGCTCACGCGCTCCTCCCAAAGCACAGCCCCGCGCCCGCGTCCCAGCCCAGGTGAACGGTCTGGCCGGGCCGCAGGTCGGCGAACCGGCCCGTTTGCGGGAGGGCAGCGGTGATCTCCCCTCCCGTCCGGGCCTCCTTCACCAGGACACGGCTGTTCGCCCCGTCGAAGAGAACGCTCTCGACGGTCCCCCGCAGGCGGTTCGCGACCGCGCCGAGTTCGCCCTCCTCCCCCGCCAGCGTGATCCCCTCCGGCCGGACGAAGAGATCCACCGATTGGCCGGCCCCCAGGCGTTCCGAGGTTCGGGCCGTGAGCTCCAGCCCGTCCCGCGTCCGCACCCGGACCTCGTCCCCCGACCTCGCGACCAGCGCCCCCTCCCAGCGGTTGCTCCCCCCCACGAACCCGGCGACGAAGGAGGTGTGCGGACGGTAGTAGAGCCCCTGGGGCGTGTCCACCTGCTCGAACCGGCCCTCGTTCATCACCGCGACGCGGTCGGACATGACGAGCGCCTCCGACTGGTCGTGGGTGATGTAGACGAAGGTAGTGCCGATGTCTGCCTGGAGGAGCTTGAGCTCCACCTTCATCTGCTCCCGCAGCTTCAGGTCCAGGGCGCCCAGCGGCTCGTCGAGGAGGAGCACGGTCGGCTCGAGCACGAGGCAGCGAGCGATGGCGATCCGCTGCTTCTGCCCGCCCGAGAGCTGATCGATGCGCTTGTCGCCGGAGCCGGGAAGGCCGATGCGCCCGAGCACGCGTTCCACGCGCTCGCGGATCTCCACCCGCTCCACCCCCCGCCGCCGCAGGCCATAGGCGATGTTCTCGGCCACCGACATCATGGGGAAGAGGGCCAGGTGTTGGAAGATGAGGTTGACCGGCCGCCGGTTGGGCGGGACCCCGACCATCGAGCGTCCGCCGATCAGGATGTCCCCGGCGTCCGGCTCGAGGAAGCCGGCGATCATCCGGAGGAGCGTGGTCTTGCCGCAGCCCGACGGGCCGAGGATGGAGAAGAAGGAGCCCTTGGGGATCTGGAAGGAGACACCCTGCACGGCCCGGAACTCGCCGAAGCTCCGGACGAGGTCGCGCGCTTCCAGGTCAATGGGCGCGGTCATGGCAAGGGTTCCGGCACGGCGAAAGACCAGGGCCGCCCCAAGGGAGCGGCCCTGGTCCGTCGGGGCTGGTTTACCGGGAAGCGGCGGCCCGCACCTTCTCGAGGACGTTCCCCTCGATCTCCTCCAGGCCCGCCGGGACCGCCGGGTACCATTTGATGTTGTCCACGTCCTTGGGGGAGAAACTGGCCTGATAGAGCTTCTGGAGCACCGGATCCACGTACCGGTCGGAGCCCTTGGACGCGGTGAAGTTGCCGGCGGCGGCCGCAACCTTGCCGGCGATCTCGGGCCGCATCACGAAGTTGATCCACTGGTAGGCGGCGTCCAGGTTCCGGGCCTTGGCCGGGAGCGCGAAGGTGTCGATCCAGCCCAGGGCCCCCGACTTGGGCGCGACGAAGACGATCTCCGGATTCTCCTGGGTGAGCTTCCAGCCCCCGGAGTCCCAGCCCATGGCCAGCGTGACCTCCCCGGTGCGCATCAAGGCCAGCAGGGCGTCGCCGTTCGACCAGTAATCCTTGACGTGCTTCTTGCAGGCGATGAGCTTGTCGCCGATCTGCTCCATGAGCGCCTGGTACTTGCCCTTGTCCCCGTAGAGCGCGAACGGGTCCTTCCCCATGGCGAAGGCGAAGGCAACCAGGACCGGGCGCTTGGCCCGGTAGCTCACGCGCCCCGCGTACCTGGCATCGCACAGGTCCAGGTAGTCGCGGGCCGCGCCCGCCGCCTTTTTGTTCACGATCAGGCCATCCGTTCCCCAGATGTGCGGCAGGCCGTACACCTGCCCGTTCAGCGTGGTGTTCTTCTTGGTGGCCTCCAGCATCGAGGGGATGAAGAGTCCCGTCTTGACCTTCGACAGGTCGAAGGGCCGGTAGATCTTGTAGTCCTGCTGGGCGCCCGTGATCCGGTCCTGGCTCGGCTGGGCCAGATCGAACCCGGCCCCGCCGGTCGCCCGCAGCTTGGAGATCATCTCCTCGTTATTGGAGTACGTGATGTTCGCTTTGACGCCGGTCTCCTTCTCGAACTGCTCGACCACCTCGTTCGGGGCATAGCCCTTCCAGGTCAGCAGCCGGAGCTCCGCGGCCTGGGCGCCGGCAGCCCCCACCACCAGGGCAACCACCGTACCGACTGCGATCCGTGCGCGTGAGCGGGCCCGCATGGCGCGATCCTCCTTTGTCTTCCCCGCGCGGCAGGGAGGGAGAGGCGGCATCCACATTCTGGACTCGGGACTCCCGGGTGGTTCCGGCCTGCATCCGGTGCGCATCCGCGACGGCCCCCCCGAGGGCCGTCGGACGATGGACCCGGTGGGAGCGAGAGAACGGGGTCGGGGGTGCCCCCGATTATAGGTTCCCCCGGGGGGTGGTCAAGCCGATTCGCTGAGCAGGCGCCGGAGGCGGCCGGGGTGGTTCGTGATGATGCCGTCCAGGCCCAGCCCCACCAGGCGGCGCATCTCGGCCTCGTCGTCCACGGTCCAGGCGTAGAGCCGGAAGCCGGAGGCGGTGGTGAGCGCGCGCTCCCGCGCCGTCACCAACTGGTGCTGGAGGGCGAGCCCCCCTGCCCCGGCCGCGGCGGCCACCCCCCCCGGGTCCGCCGGCCGCCCCTCCAGCAGGGCCGCCGTCTCCACCTCCGGGGCGGCGGACCGCACGGCGA harbors:
- a CDS encoding ABC transporter permease; its protein translation is MSRRTGGRIGLAVFLTPAALWLLLLIVLPHVDMFLLSVRPKGGGGAFSLANYTRFFAEPIYWNTFARTATYSILATLLTLLLAFPVAYFIAKMARGRAKGILFLLCLLPFWVSELVRTYGWMILLRESGIVSGVLVWTGLLARPIEMLYNDVAIMIGLIYTSMLFMVVPLVTVLDSLDDSLIEAAYDLGGTAPSILREIIIPHAMPGIAAGSIV
- a CDS encoding ABC transporter ATP-binding protein, which encodes MTAPIDLEARDLVRSFGEFRAVQGVSFQIPKGSFFSILGPSGCGKTTLLRMIAGFLEPDAGDILIGGRSMVGVPPNRRPVNLIFQHLALFPMMSVAENIAYGLRRRGVERVEIRERVERVLGRIGLPGSGDKRIDQLSGGQKQRIAIARCLVLEPTVLLLDEPLGALDLKLREQMKVELKLLQADIGTTFVYITHDQSEALVMSDRVAVMNEGRFEQVDTPQGLYYRPHTSFVAGFVGGSNRWEGALVARSGDEVRVRTRDGLELTARTSERLGAGQSVDLFVRPEGITLAGEEGELGAVANRLRGTVESVLFDGANSRVLVKEARTGGEITAALPQTGRFADLRPGQTVHLGWDAGAGLCFGRSA
- a CDS encoding extracellular solute-binding protein, giving the protein MRARSRARIAVGTVVALVVGAAGAQAAELRLLTWKGYAPNEVVEQFEKETGVKANITYSNNEEMISKLRATGGAGFDLAQPSQDRITGAQQDYKIYRPFDLSKVKTGLFIPSMLEATKKNTTLNGQVYGLPHIWGTDGLIVNKKAAGAARDYLDLCDARYAGRVSYRAKRPVLVAFAFAMGKDPFALYGDKGKYQALMEQIGDKLIACKKHVKDYWSNGDALLALMRTGEVTLAMGWDSGGWKLTQENPEIVFVAPKSGALGWIDTFALPAKARNLDAAYQWINFVMRPEIAGKVAAAAGNFTASKGSDRYVDPVLQKLYQASFSPKDVDNIKWYPAVPAGLEEIEGNVLEKVRAAASR
- a CDS encoding glycerophosphodiester phosphodiesterase family protein, with product AVRSAAPEVETAALLEGRPADPGGVAAAAGAGGLALQHQLVTARERALTTASGFRLYAWTVDDEAEMRRLVGLGLDGIITNHPGRLRRLLSESA